In a single window of the Drosophila subpulchrella strain 33 F10 #4 breed RU33 chromosome X, RU_Dsub_v1.1 Primary Assembly, whole genome shotgun sequence genome:
- the LOC119556522 gene encoding kinesin-like protein Nod, translating to MDKLSAVRIAVREAPYRQFLGRREPSVVEFPPWGDGKSLVVEQNEFHFDHAFPSTVAQDEMYMALILPLVEKTFQGFQCTALAYGQTGTGKSYSMGMAPPDKVLKPEHFGVLPRCLADILERVTAKQENEREPIQVFASFIEIYNEKAYDLLGSSPHTPMVTARCQRCTCLPLSSQEDLQDLLQQGTVNRRVRSTNMNSSSSRSHAIVTIHVKSKSLHSRLNIVDLAGSEGVGRTGHKGVAKREGVNINLGLLSINKVVMSMAAGRSVIPYRDSVLTTVLQESLTAQSYLTFLACISPHRCDLSETLATLRFGTSAKKLRLNPMQVTLQKQSLATRTPQAFRKVLSSSTAIKRQAAGQNSLSVLNPNSAIAKPLTNVLQRTRSELGLTPKAKKRARELLQLEDTTLEPSSIDISDSSLSLVGFQAKIEMDRQLMPPPGVASGQPSSLHSTVRSIVEVDEHEEPAEMHQTLMSATVRSQLFRTNISPISLRSSSIVKELSGIQPMEETLQPLQKLRRSMRIANQRSQSYAVIPKVFNLRNTQQSDSQKHSASVSVKKDKVTQLKDLITRVEAPARSHSRNISSPAEEWMAHNKSMFLDLLNGGSVKELQKIPGIGPKTAFTLVMHRSRLGCFLNLGQVKDLPIWPGKNWDRFCQANCLEI from the exons ATGGACAAACTGAGCGCAGTACGCATTGCGGTCCGCGAGGCGCCGTACCGCCAGTTTTTGGGGCGTCGGGAGCCGAGCGTCGTCGAATTCCCGCCATGGGGCGATGGAAAG TCGCTAGTGGTGGAGCAGAACGAGTTCCACTTCGACCACGCCTTCCCGTCGACCGTCGCCCAGGATGAGATGTACATGGCTCTGATCCTGCCGCTGGTGGAGAAGACTTTCCAGGGATTCCAGTGCACGGCACTAGCCTATGGACAGACGGGAACCGGGAAGAGCTACTCCATGGGCATGGCGCCCCCCGACAAG GTCCTAAAGCCAGAGCACTTTGGTGTTCTCCCACGCTGCCTGGCCGACATCCTAGAACGTGTGACTGCCAAGCAGGAGAACGAAAGGGAGCCCATCCAGGTGTTCGCCTCCTTTATCGAGATCTACAACGAAAAAGCCTACGATCTCTTGGGCTCCTCACCACACACGCCCATGGTGACTGCGCGTTGCCAAAGATGCACCTGCCTTCCCTTGAGCAGCCAGGAGGATCTGCAGGACCTATTGCAACAGGGCACTGTGAATCGTCGCGTGCGCTCTACCAATATGAACTCCAGCAGTTCCAGATCACACGCTATAGTAACCATACATGTGAAAAGTAAAAGTCTTCATTCGAGACTAAATATAGTAGATCTGGCGGGATCGGAAGGAGTAGGGCGAACGGGGCACAAGGGCGTGGCCAAGCGGGAGGGAGTCAACATCAACCTGGGCCTGCTCAGCATCAACAAGGTGGTGATGTCCATGGCGGCGGGCCGCTCGGTGATTCCCTATCGCGACAGCGTCCTCACCACTGTTCTACAAG AATCGCTTACCGCGCAGTCATATCTTACCTTCCTCGCCTGCATCAGTCCTCATCGATGCGATCTTAGCGAGACTTTGGCCACTTTGCGCTTTGGCACCAGCGCCAAAAAGCTCCGCCTGAATCCGATGCAAGTGACTCTCCAAAAG CAATCGCTGGCCACACGGACGCCTCAAGCCTTTCGCAAAGTGCTGAGCAGCTCGACAGCCATCAAACGCCAAGCAGCCGGACAGAACAGCCTTTCAGTTCTCAATCCAAATTCCGCAATAGCCAAACCGCTGACCAACGTTCTCCAGCGAACTCGTTCTGAATTGGGCCTGACCCCCAAAGCCAAGAAAAG GGCTCGCGAGCTATTGCAGCTGGAGGATACAACGCTGGAACCCTCATCTATTGATATCTCGGACAGCAGTCTCAGTTTGGTAGGCTTCCAAGCTAAAATCGAAATGGACAGGCAACTGATGCCTCCGCCTGGAGTGGCTTCTGGACAACCCAGCAGCCTGCACTCCACCGTAAGGAGCATTGTAGAGGTGGATGAGCATGAGGAGCCAGCTGAGATGCATCAAACGTTGATGTCGGCCACAGTTCGGAGCCAGCTCTTCAGGACAAATATCAGTCCCATAAGTCTGCGTTCATCCAGCATAGTGAAGGAACTCAGCGGGATCCAGCCAATGGAGGAGACTTTACAACCTCTTCAGAAGCTCCGACGCTCCATGCGTATAGCAAACCAAAGATCGCAGAGCTACGCGGTCATTCccaaagtttttaatttgcgCAACACGCAACAGTCAGACAGCCAGAAACATTCTGCTTCCGTCTCAGTTAAAAAAGATAAAGTTACTCAGCTCAAGGATCTGATAACAAGAGTTGAAGCTCCCGCGAGAAGTCATTCGAGAAACATATCTTCTCCAGCCGAGGAATGGATGGCCCATAATAAAAGCATGTTCCTTGACCTACTCAACGGTGGCAGCGTAAAGGAACTGCAGAAAATTCCCGGGATCGGTCCAAAAACAGCCTTCACTTTGGTTATGCATAG ATCTCGCCTGGGATGCTTTCTGAACCTAGGTCAAGTAAAAGACCTGCCTATTTGGCCCGGCAAGAACTGGGATAGGTTCTGCCAAGCCAACTGCCTGGAGATTtga